The Leptospira noumeaensis genome segment AATCTCAAATCCAATCTGGGAAAGAAGGAGGATCTCTTGGAAAAATAGATGGATATACGAAAGATTCAGAATTAAAATTTTCTTCTGAAATTACATCTCACGATGATTTAAATAAATTTCCTATTCATTTGGAAGGTGGTAAGTCTGTCCCTTTAGGACAACTAACAAAGATTTTTAAATCTGAATTACCCGAAGAAAAGATAACAAGGATCAATGGAAAAGACACCATCTATCTTTCAATTTTTTCTGACTCAAAAACAAATCCCCTCCGTTTATCTTCGGAAGTGCAAAAGAAACTAAATCATTTTAACATGTTCGCCGCTAATATTTATTCCGATGTTTCGGTAGAGTTACGCACGGCTCTTAGGCAATTTGTGATGAGCCTCCTTTGGGGATTATTATTTGCTTTTTTGTTTTCTTATCTTCTATACAAAAGTTGGATCCCGGCGCTCCTTCTTTTGGTGGCAGTTTCTTTTTCCTTTGTTTTATTTTTTCATCTAATTTTATTTTTTTCAATATCAATCAACTTATTAAGTTTAGGTGGAATTTCAGTCGGAGCTGGAATGTTGTTTGATGCAAGTAATTTAACCGTATTTTCTATTCGGAGGCAAATTTTAATGGGGGACACGACCTCAAATGCGATCAATAAAGGGATAAAGTCAGTTTTAGTTTCTCTTTTTTCATCTTCTTTGACTACGATCGTTGTATTTATTCCTCTATTGGTATTTCCAATGGAATGGAAAGATTTTCTTTTTGATTCTGGAATCAATATCGCCTTATTAGTGTTTTGTTCTTTTATTTCTTCTCTTTGGATGGTGCCACTACTTGCCGTTTCTTTACGAAATTTCCCGAAAGACAACCAGAACATTTTAAAACAAGAAACTTTTGTTTTGGGGTGGTATGAAAAGACTTATCAGTTTGGGAAACATTTTAACTTAAGATGGTTTGCCATTGGGTTTATGTTTTTTTTCGTTTTCGGTCTCATAACTCTTGGTTCTAAACTCGAAATTTTTCCAAAACAAGAGTCTATTGGAATCCGTTTACAAACTTTACCGAAAAATGGACTTTCTTTCGTTGAAGAGTTAACGTTTGTAAATGATTTGGAAGTCAAAATCAAATCCTTTGATTCTAAAATTTCTGTCCTTGTTTTCCCGATCCAAAGAGCAGATTACACCCAGACACACCCAAAAAAAGCAATTCCCATTCAATGGGAGTTAAATGGAGTGGAACACTCAAAAGAACTCCAAATTTTTTTATCCAATCATCTTTCCTCTTATTATTCTTCGCATTGGGATTGGAAATGGGATCCAATAGGATCAGAGGTAACCAAAGTTTTACCTTTTCTTCCGGATGATAAGATTGTATTTTTAAACAAAAGTTGGGATTTATTGCAGAGTTTTTCATATGAATGGAAAAATAGGGCCACTAAACTGGGGTTAACGGGAGAATTCTCTTTTTTACCGAAACAGATTCTTTTAGAAGAATGGACTCGTCAAGCCATCCCGATTCCCGAACTTCTACCTCTGGAAGGTGATTTAAAAGATCGGATTCTATATGAATACAATCCCAAATATTTAGGAGAAATTGGAGAAGGAACCAAACGGGATCTTTATTTAGGTATTGGAATGAGTGACTTTCGGCCTATTGATGAAATTGATCTGGGGCGTACTGGGTTTAAGACCAAGTTAAATGATCTCATCTCTGTTGGTTCTCTTTTTTCATCGGAGAAAAAAACTAGTTATGATCAGTTTCGTAGGGAGTCCGGTTTGTTTTATATGGAATGGAAAGGGGAGTTGCCACAATTGGATAGAAACGAAATCAAAAAGAGTGGAATTTCTTTTCTTGAATTTTCTGCCAAAAATGAAACCTACCATTTTTTTTATAAACTACTGCTATTATTTATCATTTCATTTGCTTTTATTTATTTGGTTTTAGTTGGGATTTATGAATCATTTTTTGTCCCTATATTTTATTTGGGGATTTCGATTTTTTATCTTTTGGTTACTTCTTCTATTGTTTTTATTTTGTTCGATTCTTTTCATTTAGGTCACTATATCGGGCTTGTGGTTTTACTTGGACTT includes the following:
- a CDS encoding efflux RND transporter permease subunit; the protein is MSVERYVDFLIQHKRLCWVISLSFLIAVFFRIPELEIWLLPKLMPVKYFVVTEFPNHSAEDTDLMVSLPISEILSSVKSVERIRSLSEHGKSVVELDLLYGASLSEFKEQLYQTIFEIKDKLPPGVGVSRLFEGEREERPFMEILIPKPLKKKLDDYDFHLKQLQFQLERIPGITEVRMVGKAKESSFISIDPKILDLFPLTIRELESQIQSGKEGGSLGKIDGYTKDSELKFSSEITSHDDLNKFPIHLEGGKSVPLGQLTKIFKSELPEEKITRINGKDTIYLSIFSDSKTNPLRLSSEVQKKLNHFNMFAANIYSDVSVELRTALRQFVMSLLWGLLFAFLFSYLLYKSWIPALLLLVAVSFSFVLFFHLILFFSISINLLSLGGISVGAGMLFDASNLTVFSIRRQILMGDTTSNAINKGIKSVLVSLFSSSLTTIVVFIPLLVFPMEWKDFLFDSGINIALLVFCSFISSLWMVPLLAVSLRNFPKDNQNILKQETFVLGWYEKTYQFGKHFNLRWFAIGFMFFFVFGLITLGSKLEIFPKQESIGIRLQTLPKNGLSFVEELTFVNDLEVKIKSFDSKISVLVFPIQRADYTQTHPKKAIPIQWELNGVEHSKELQIFLSNHLSSYYSSHWDWKWDPIGSEVTKVLPFLPDDKIVFLNKSWDLLQSFSYEWKNRATKLGLTGEFSFLPKQILLEEWTRQAIPIPELLPLEGDLKDRILYEYNPKYLGEIGEGTKRDLYLGIGMSDFRPIDEIDLGRTGFKTKLNDLISVGSLFSSEKKTSYDQFRRESGLFYMEWKGELPQLDRNEIKKSGISFLEFSAKNETYHFFYKLLLLFIISFAFIYLVLVGIYESFFVPIFYLGISIFYLLVTSSIVFILFDSFHLGHYIGLVVLLGLSIDNISLFGERWMELTKGTSTKESRETVFRWLVRPVSLNSGTTMMGFLPVLFLGFSGSEFSRSIALTMFVGIPISIFFVFYLYPVLFPKFLSRVR